The Panicum virgatum strain AP13 chromosome 5K, P.virgatum_v5, whole genome shotgun sequence genome has a window encoding:
- the LOC120709472 gene encoding protein NONRESPONDING TO OXYLIPINS 2, mitochondrial-like isoform X2, giving the protein MASLARAAGAAAAAVRSAARSAPLTGCALVAPLPSLASPSAAARRSARILRRSAAAASAGLETLMPLHSAVAAARLRSCIAVDSSCWSSLSQGYALPL; this is encoded by the exons ATGGCATCCcttgcccgcgccgccggcgccgccgccgccgccgtgaggTCGGCGGCCCGTTCCGCGCCCCTCACAGGCTGCGCCCTCGTCGCGCCGTTGCCTTCCCTGGCGTCGCCTtccgctgctgctcgccgctcCGCCCGGATCCTCCGCAG gtcggcggccgcggcgtcggcggggctGGAGACGCTCATGCCGCTCCacagcgcggtggcggcggcgcggcttagGTCCTGCATCGCCGTCGACTCCTCCTGCTGGAGCTCGCTCTCGCAAG GATATGCTTTGCCTTTGTGA
- the LOC120709472 gene encoding protein NONRESPONDING TO OXYLIPINS 2, mitochondrial-like isoform X1, which yields MASLARAAGAAAAAVRSAARSAPLTGCALVAPLPSLASPSAAARRSARILRRSAAAASAGLETLMPLHSAVAAARLRSCIAVDSSCWSSLSQGLNKRI from the exons ATGGCATCCcttgcccgcgccgccggcgccgccgccgccgccgtgaggTCGGCGGCCCGTTCCGCGCCCCTCACAGGCTGCGCCCTCGTCGCGCCGTTGCCTTCCCTGGCGTCGCCTtccgctgctgctcgccgctcCGCCCGGATCCTCCGCAG gtcggcggccgcggcgtcggcggggctGGAGACGCTCATGCCGCTCCacagcgcggtggcggcggcgcggcttagGTCCTGCATCGCCGTCGACTCCTCCTGCTGGAGCTCGCTCTCGCAAG GTTTAAACAAGCGCATCTGA